The Coffea eugenioides isolate CCC68of chromosome 8, Ceug_1.0, whole genome shotgun sequence genome has a segment encoding these proteins:
- the LOC113780996 gene encoding glutathione S-transferase T1-like, with product MKLKVFADRGSQPSRAVLILCKANGIEFEEVQIQLAKGEHKSPEYEAINPMEQVPAIEVDGKFRLFESHAILRFLATGFPGIAEHWYPADVFKRAQIDSALDWHHSTIRRGSVGVVLNTTLAPLFGRPLDPQAAAEAEKLLSASLAKIESFWLKGDGPFLLGNSEPSIADLSLVCEIMQLELVDEELQKRILDPYEKVRKWVEDTKKAIQPHFDEIHAAVFQNKEMIKKALAGAGSGETKTS from the exons ATGAAGTTAAAAGTGTTTGCTGATCGCGGGTCTCAGCCATCACGGGCAGTTCTCATACTCTGCAA GGCTAATGGGATTGAGTTTGAAGAAGTCCAAATCCAGCTGGCTAAAGGGGAGCACAAATCTCCTGAATACGAAG CAATCAATCCCATGGAGCAAGTCCCAGCAATAGAAGTTGATGGAAAATTCAGGCTCTTTGAGAG TCATGCTATCCTTCGATTTCTGGCAACTGGTTTTCCTGGAATTGCAGAACATTG GTATCCTGCAGACGTGTTCAAAAGAGCACAGATTGACTCAGCTTTAGATTGGCATCACTCCACTATACGACGGGGTTCAG TTGGGGTAGTCCTCAATACTACGCTTGCACCTTTATTTGGCCGGCCTTTGGATCCTCAAGCAGCAGCAGAAGCTGAAAAGCTCCTGTCAGCTTCTTTGGCAAAGATTGAATCCTTTTGGCTCAAGGGTGATGGACCATTTCTGCTGGGAAACTCTGAACCCTCCATAGCAGACCTGAGTTTGGTCTGTGAAATTATGCAACTTGAG CTTGTGGATGAGGAGCTTCAGAAACGGATATTGGACCCATATGAGAAAGTTCGGAAATGGGTTGAAGATACAAAGAAGGCAATACAACCTCATTTTGATGAAATTCATGCTGCTGTCTTCCAGAACAAAGAGATGATAAAGAAGGCGCTGGCTGGTGCAGGCAGTGGTGAGACGAAAACCAGCTGA